Below is a genomic region from Bradyrhizobium sp. 1(2017).
GTGGCTCTTTCTCGAACACGTCGAGGCCGGCCCCCGCAATGGCCTTGTCGGTGAGCGCCGCCACCAGGGCCTTCTCGTCGATGACCGAGCCGCGGGAGATATTGACGACATAGCCGTCCGCGCCGAGGCGCTTCAGAATGTCGGCATTGACGGCGTGCTGGGTCTCGGCCCCTGCCCGGACCGCGATCATCAGCACGCTGCTCCAGTCGGCCAGCGCCTCCAGCGACGGGAAATACTGGTAGGGCAGATCGTACCTGGTGCGGCTGAAATAGCCGATTTCGCTCTCGAAGGCCGCACAACGCGTCGCGATCTTGCGGCCGATCTCGCCCATCCCGTAGACGCCGATGCGACGGCCGGGCATGCCGGACTGTGGGCGCATCATCGGCGACTGTTTTGACGCGGCCCAATCGCCGCTGCGGACATACTGGTCGGCGACCAGGATCCGCCGCGTCGTCGCCAGCATCAGCGTCATCGCGATATCGGCGACCGAAGCCGCATTGGCGCCCGGGCTGTGACCGACTGCGATGTTGCGCGCGGCGGCCGCCTTCAGGTCGACGCCGTCATAACCGGTGCCGTAGCAGACGATGGCGCCGAGCTTGGGAAACAGGTCCATCGCCTCCGCCCCGAGCGGCGTGCCGCCCGCCGTCAGCACCGCGCGGATGGCGCCGATCTCTTCAGCCGGAAACACCTCGCCTGCGGGCTTGCCACCGGTGTCGAGCAGCTCGAACCGCTCGGCGAAGCGCGCCATCATCGTCTTGGGAAAGCGCGAATAGATCAGGACCTTGTCAGCCATTGTTCTTGTTTCCGGTGAAAGCCTTCACAAACGACGAGGGGCGGAATCGGTTGCCCAATTCCGCCCCTCGCTTCATGCAATTTCCAAATCTTAGCCGAGAATGGTGCCCGGCTCGACCTTCACGCCGGGACCCATCGTCGAGGACACTGCAACGCGCTGGATGTAGGTGCCCTTGGAACCGGCCGGCTTCGCCTTCGAGACAGCATCGGCGAGAGCCTTGATGTTCTCGACCAGCTTCTCCTCGGAGAACGAGGCCTTGCCGACGCCCGCCTGCAGGATGCCGGCCTTCTCGACACGGAACTCGACCGAGCCGCCCTTGGCACCCTTCACCGCACCGGTGACGTCCATGGTCACGGTGCCGATCTTCGGGTTCGGCATCAGGCCGCGCGGACCGAGCACCTTACCGAGACGGCCGACCAGCGGCATCATGTCGGGGGTGGCGATGCAGCGGTCGAAATCGATCGAGCCGTTCTGCACCTTCTCGACCAGGTCCTCGGCGCCGACGACGTCGGCACCTGCGGCCTTGGCTTCATCAGCCTTGGCGCCACGGGCGAACACGCCGACGCGGAGCGTACGGCCGGTGCCGTTCGGCAGGGTCACGACGCCGCGGACCATCTGGTCGGCGTGACGCGGATCGACGCCGAGATTGATCGCGACCTCGATGGTCTCGTCGAACTTCGCCTTGGCGCGTTCCTTGACCATCTTGATGGCGTCCGCGAGCGGGTAAAGCTTTTCGCGATCAACACCTTCGCGGGCTTTGTTCAAACGCTTTCCGATTGCCATGACCGCTTACCCCGCCACTTCCAGACCCATCGAACGGGCAGAGCCCTCGACCATCTTCATGGCCGATTCGATGGTGTCGCAATTGAGATCCTTCATCTTCTTCTCGGCGATCTCGCGCACCTGTGCCTTGGTCACCTTGCCGGCCTTGTCACGGCCCGGCGCCTTCGAGCCGGACTGGATCTTGGCAGCCTGCTTGAGGAAGAAGGACATCGGCGGGGTCTTCATCTCGAACGTGAACGAACGATCGGCGTAGATCGTGATCACGACGGGAATCGGGGTGTTCTTCTCTTCCTTCTGGGTCTGGGCGTTGAACGCCTTGCAGAACTCCATGATGTTGAGACCGCGCTGACCGAGCGCGGGACCGATCGGGGGCGAAGGATTCGCCGCGCCGGCCGGGACCTGAAGCTTCAGGTATCCGGTCACTTTCTTTGCCATGTATCACTCCTGTTGTGCCGGCATCTCGCCGGCGGTTTCAGGTTCGTGGTCTGGGTCGGATGCGGCTGGCAACCGCCCTCTCCCTCCCACGGCCTCTCTTTGCGCGAAGCTTTTCAGCTTCACGCGCGACCCGATCAGACCTTCTCGACCTGACCGAATTCCAATTCGACCGGCGTGGCGCGGCCGAAGATCGACACCGCGACCTTCACGCGCGAGCGCGCCTCGTCGATTTCCTCGACGACACCCGAGAACGAGGCGAACGGGCCGTCGGCCACGCGCACGTTCTCGCCGATCTCGAACGACACCGACGCCTTCGGCCGCTCCACGCCCTCCTGCACCTGGTGCAGGATGCGCATGGCCTCGCTCTCCGAGATCGGCATCGGCTTGTTTTCGGCGCCGAGGAAGCCCGTGACCTTCGGCGTGTTCTTGATCAAATGAAACGCCTCGTCGGTCAACTTCATCTTCACCAGCACGTAGCCCGGGAAGAATTTGCGCTCGGCGTCGATCTTGCGGCCGCGGCGCACTTCCGTGACCTTCTCGGTCGGAACCAGCACCAGCTCGAACAGCTCCTCGAGCCCGCGCTGCTTGGCCTGCTCGCGGATCGATTCGGCGACCTTCTTCTCGAAGTTCGAATAGGCGTGGACGATGTACCAGCGCTTGTCGGACAATTGAGCGGTTGCTGTTGCCATCAGTGAATGCCCAGAAGGAAAGTGATGAGGTAGCGGATGATCTGGTCGGCGGCGAAGAAGAAGATCGAGGCCACGGCAACCATGACGAACACCATGATGGTGGTGATCGTGGTCTCACGACGGGTCGGCCAGGTGACCTTGGCGGTCTCCGAGCGCACTTCCTGCAAAAACTTGAACGGGCTGACTGCCATCGCTTGATGTCCAACGTCCGTCGCAAGACGGCTACTGATTTCAAAGGGATCCGAACAGCCGCCTTTGGCCCAGCCCTCGTTTGAAGGATGAGCCGGAAACCGGGCTCGATTGTTCGGGGATTTCAAAGCCGCGCCGGAAATCCGCGTCTAACGGGCCGGCTGCGAGTGCCGGGTAGATACTGCGGATGGGGCCAAAGGTCAAGATATAGAGGGGTCGCACTGGGAAGCCGGCGTCCTCAGCAACGTTGCATAGCCCAAGGAGGATCAAGGGCTTATCCACCCGCCCCCTCGGAGGCGAGATCCAGCTTCCGCTCCGGGAACTTTCTAACCGACCCGGCCCGGGTCAGTCGGCCCGGTCGACCATGGAAATACCCGGCAACGGCACCACGAATTTTCCGCCGTCGGCGAAATAACGGGCATGCTTGGACCGGATCGGGTCGACGTAACGCCAGGCGAAGACGACGACGAACGCCGGCTTGCGCTCATACAGGGCCGCAGGCGGCAGGATCGGGATGTCGTATCCCGGTCCGGCCATCACGTTCCCCTTCTTGGGATCGTCGTCCACCAGGAAGTCGATCTTGTTCTCGAGGCCGAACTGCGGCAGCAGCGTCGTGGTGCCGACCGAGACGCCGTAGCCGGCGACCAGCTGGCCGCGGGCATGGGCGGCATCGGCCATCGCGACCAGCTCGTCACGGATGGCGGCGATCCGCTTCACATAGGGCGCATAATAGGCCGGCTGATCGACGCCGAGCCGGTCCTCCTCGGCGATGAACCGCGCGACCTCCGCCGACGGCTTCTTGGCACCGCCCGCGCGCTGGACCGTCACGCGGATCGAGCCGCCCTTGGTCCAGATATGCTGGACGTCGATCACTTCCATGCCGAGCCGGGCGAAGAAGCGCGTCAGCGGCTTGATGTTAAAATACGACAGATGCTCGTGGTAGACGGTGTCGAGCAGGTTCTTCTCGGTGACGTCGACGCCGTATTGCGTTTCGAAGACGAACAATCCGTCCGGCGCGAGCACGTCGCGAACCCCGATCACCAGCGGATCGAGATTGTCGACATTGGCGATCATGTTGTTGGCGATCACGACGCTCGCCGCACCGTGGCTCTGCAGGATGCGGCGCCCAATGGCATCGGTGAAGAAATCGCCGATGGTCTCGATGCCGGCTTCCGTCGCACGCCGCGCAATGTCGACGGCGGGATCGACGCCCAGCACCCGCATGCCGCGCTCCCTAAAGAAGCCGAGCAGCGAGCCGTCGTTGCTGCCGAGCTCGACGACCAGCGAACCCGGCGCGACACCGAAGCGGCTGACGACGTCGTCGGCATAGCCTGCGAAATGCTCCCGCAGACCGAGCGACAGCGAGGTCGTGTAGACGTAGTTGCGGTACTGGATCTCGGGATTGCCGACATGGAGGATCTGGAGGTGGCCGCAATCCCTGCACAGATGCAGCGCCATCGGTACCGCAGCCCGGAAGACGGGATCGTCGACGCTGGCGTCCGGCACCTGGAAGTTCGGCGTGCCAATGGGCATGCCTGCCATCGGGACGACGAGTTCCTGCTTGTCCGAGTGACAGAGTCGGCAGGTATGGCGGACGTAGAACAGGTTTTTCATCATGGGACCGAAAAATGAGATACGCGAGCGAGTGAGGCAATCTCACCCTGTGATGATCGGATCGGCAATGGGCTCGAGCGGGTCATGGGTGGCTCGAGACTTCCTTGCCCCGCCCCAGCGCGAAGCCGGGCGTCTCCTCGGCCGCCTTGGCGGCCTTGTCCGCCGAATACGAGCCGCGCTCCCGGCTCGCCAGCCAGATCACGCCGCCGACGAGGCCGATGATCACGCTGACGGCGCCCAGCAGGAGCGAAACCGACAGCGCTTCCTCGGACGACACCCCTGCCAGACCGAGGCAGGCGACCATCGCCCCTTCGCGAACGCCCCAGCCGCTGATCGAGATCGGAACGGCCGTCAGCAGCACCACCGGCGGAATCAGGATGGCCGCGTCCACCACGGAGAGCTGCGCGCCCACGCCACGCGCCAAGGCATAGCAGGCCGCCGCCGTCACGAGATGGATGAGGAGCGCCGATCCGAACAGCAAACCACGGCGCTCGGATTGCAGGAGAAGAAACCTGACCAGCGTCCCGAACCGG
It encodes:
- a CDS encoding 2-hydroxyacid dehydrogenase translates to MADKVLIYSRFPKTMMARFAERFELLDTGGKPAGEVFPAEEIGAIRAVLTAGGTPLGAEAMDLFPKLGAIVCYGTGYDGVDLKAAAARNIAVGHSPGANAASVADIAMTLMLATTRRILVADQYVRSGDWAASKQSPMMRPQSGMPGRRIGVYGMGEIGRKIATRCAAFESEIGYFSRTRYDLPYQYFPSLEALADWSSVLMIAVRAGAETQHAVNADILKRLGADGYVVNISRGSVIDEKALVAALTDKAIAGAGLDVFEKEPHAPDALTELPNVVFAPHIGGHTLDSHVAMQGCVLANLSAFFEGKPLPYEVEKG
- the rplA gene encoding 50S ribosomal protein L1 — encoded protein: MAIGKRLNKAREGVDREKLYPLADAIKMVKERAKAKFDETIEVAINLGVDPRHADQMVRGVVTLPNGTGRTLRVGVFARGAKADEAKAAGADVVGAEDLVEKVQNGSIDFDRCIATPDMMPLVGRLGKVLGPRGLMPNPKIGTVTMDVTGAVKGAKGGSVEFRVEKAGILQAGVGKASFSEEKLVENIKALADAVSKAKPAGSKGTYIQRVAVSSTMGPGVKVEPGTILG
- the rplK gene encoding 50S ribosomal protein L11; translated protein: MAKKVTGYLKLQVPAGAANPSPPIGPALGQRGLNIMEFCKAFNAQTQKEEKNTPIPVVITIYADRSFTFEMKTPPMSFFLKQAAKIQSGSKAPGRDKAGKVTKAQVREIAEKKMKDLNCDTIESAMKMVEGSARSMGLEVAG
- the nusG gene encoding transcription termination/antitermination protein NusG, translating into MATATAQLSDKRWYIVHAYSNFEKKVAESIREQAKQRGLEELFELVLVPTEKVTEVRRGRKIDAERKFFPGYVLVKMKLTDEAFHLIKNTPKVTGFLGAENKPMPISESEAMRILHQVQEGVERPKASVSFEIGENVRVADGPFASFSGVVEEIDEARSRVKVAVSIFGRATPVELEFGQVEKV
- the secE gene encoding preprotein translocase subunit SecE yields the protein MAVSPFKFLQEVRSETAKVTWPTRRETTITTIMVFVMVAVASIFFFAADQIIRYLITFLLGIH
- a CDS encoding class I SAM-dependent methyltransferase; its protein translation is MPIGTPNFQVPDASVDDPVFRAAVPMALHLCRDCGHLQILHVGNPEIQYRNYVYTTSLSLGLREHFAGYADDVVSRFGVAPGSLVVELGSNDGSLLGFFRERGMRVLGVDPAVDIARRATEAGIETIGDFFTDAIGRRILQSHGAASVVIANNMIANVDNLDPLVIGVRDVLAPDGLFVFETQYGVDVTEKNLLDTVYHEHLSYFNIKPLTRFFARLGMEVIDVQHIWTKGGSIRVTVQRAGGAKKPSAEVARFIAEEDRLGVDQPAYYAPYVKRIAAIRDELVAMADAAHARGQLVAGYGVSVGTTTLLPQFGLENKIDFLVDDDPKKGNVMAGPGYDIPILPPAALYERKPAFVVVFAWRYVDPIRSKHARYFADGGKFVVPLPGISMVDRAD